From a region of the Mucilaginibacter auburnensis genome:
- the nusA gene encoding transcription termination factor NusA, protein MSNINLIDSFQEFKDFKNIDRPTMMSVLEDVFRSMIRKKYGTDENCDVIVNTDNGDLEIWRTRTVMEDGFSEDDDLEIELAEARKYDEDLEVGDDYVELITLESFGRRAILAARQTLVSKILELEKDEIFKKYKDRVGEIVTGEVYQVWKKETLVLDDEGNELLLPKTEQIPADYFKKGDSVKAIVYKVDMMNANPKIIISRTAPEFLQRLFELEVPEIFDGLITIKKIVREPGERAKVAVESYDDRIDPVGACVGMKGSRIHGIVRELKNENIDVINFTNNIQLYIQRALSPAKITSIKLDDEKKTAAVYLKPDQVSLAIGRGGHNIKLAGKLTGYEIDVYREADEHDEDVDIEEFADEIDSWILDEFKRVGLDTAKSVLALSVNELVKRTDLEEETIKDVLAILKAEFE, encoded by the coding sequence ATGAGCAATATTAATTTGATCGATTCCTTTCAGGAATTTAAAGATTTTAAGAACATTGACCGCCCTACCATGATGAGCGTGCTTGAAGACGTTTTCAGAAGCATGATCCGCAAAAAATATGGTACAGACGAAAACTGCGACGTTATTGTGAACACTGATAACGGTGACTTGGAAATATGGCGCACACGTACGGTTATGGAAGATGGGTTTAGTGAGGATGATGACCTGGAGATAGAACTGGCTGAGGCGCGTAAATATGATGAGGACCTGGAGGTTGGCGACGATTATGTTGAGTTGATCACTTTAGAAAGCTTTGGTCGCCGTGCTATTTTAGCCGCGCGCCAAACACTGGTTTCAAAAATTCTGGAACTGGAGAAAGACGAGATATTCAAAAAATACAAAGACCGTGTTGGCGAGATAGTTACCGGCGAGGTTTACCAGGTTTGGAAAAAAGAAACTTTGGTACTTGATGATGAAGGCAACGAATTATTGTTACCTAAAACAGAGCAAATACCTGCCGACTACTTTAAAAAGGGGGATAGCGTAAAAGCGATAGTTTACAAGGTTGATATGATGAACGCTAACCCGAAGATCATCATTTCCCGTACAGCTCCTGAGTTTTTACAGCGCTTATTTGAGCTGGAGGTTCCGGAGATTTTTGACGGCTTGATCACTATCAAAAAGATAGTTCGTGAACCAGGTGAACGCGCTAAGGTTGCAGTTGAATCATATGATGACCGGATTGATCCGGTAGGTGCCTGCGTGGGTATGAAAGGCTCGCGTATACACGGCATCGTTCGTGAATTGAAAAACGAAAATATAGACGTAATAAACTTTACCAACAATATTCAGTTATACATACAGCGTGCTTTATCTCCTGCAAAAATCACTTCTATTAAATTAGATGATGAGAAAAAAACAGCTGCTGTTTACTTAAAGCCAGATCAGGTATCGTTGGCTATTGGCCGTGGTGGTCATAACATTAAACTGGCAGGTAAATTAACCGGCTATGAAATTGATGTCTATCGTGAAGCGGATGAGCATGATGAGGATGTGGATATTGAAGAGTTTGCAGATGAAATTGACAGCTGGATACTTGACGAGTTTAAACGTGTAGGCTTAGATACTGCAAAATCAGTATTGGCGCTATCCGTGAATGAGCTTGTTAAGCGTACCGACCTGGAGGAAGAAACAATTAAAGATGTTTTAGCAATACTAAAAGCTGAGTTTGAATAA
- a CDS encoding enoyl-CoA hydratase/isomerase family protein, giving the protein MSYQNLLTEQKQRILYITINRESKLNALNAATLSELHVAFAAAFADDSIGGVIITGGGQKAFVAGADISELNALDKAGAEQMARNAHDKVFNFIENGNKPVIAAINGFALGGGLELAMACHIRVASENAKVGLPELTLGLIPGYGGTQRLTKLIGKGKAFEMILTADMMTAEQALYFGLVNHVVEPGDLLPKAEDLLQKILTRAPLGVAAAIKAINAAGNADGFETEINGFTQCFATEDRVEGTKAFLEKRKPQFRGK; this is encoded by the coding sequence ATGAGTTACCAGAATTTATTAACCGAGCAAAAGCAACGCATACTTTACATCACCATTAACAGGGAAAGTAAATTGAATGCCTTGAATGCAGCAACGCTAAGCGAATTACATGTTGCATTTGCAGCCGCATTCGCCGATGATAGCATTGGTGGCGTGATCATAACCGGGGGCGGACAGAAAGCCTTTGTTGCCGGTGCCGACATAAGCGAGCTAAATGCGCTTGACAAAGCAGGGGCAGAACAAATGGCACGTAATGCACATGATAAAGTTTTTAACTTCATAGAGAACGGCAATAAACCTGTAATAGCTGCTATAAATGGGTTTGCTTTAGGTGGCGGATTAGAATTGGCTATGGCCTGTCATATCCGTGTAGCTTCAGAAAATGCAAAAGTGGGGTTACCCGAACTTACGTTGGGCCTAATACCTGGCTACGGAGGTACGCAACGCCTTACAAAACTGATAGGGAAAGGCAAGGCTTTTGAAATGATATTAACTGCCGATATGATGACAGCCGAACAGGCGCTTTATTTTGGATTGGTTAACCACGTAGTAGAGCCTGGAGATTTATTACCTAAAGCAGAGGACCTGCTGCAAAAAATATTAACCCGCGCACCTCTGGGTGTAGCAGCGGCCATAAAAGCTATAAATGCCGCAGGTAACGCCGATGGTTTTGAAACAGAAATTAACGGTTTTACACAATGCTTCGCTACCGAGGATAGGGTAGAGGGAACAAAGGCCTTTTTGGAGAAAAGGAAGCCGCAGTTTAGAGGGAAATAA
- the recJ gene encoding single-stranded-DNA-specific exonuclease RecJ: MNKRWSIKEVPAIADVNRLAAELNIDPVLSTMLLQRGVSTFEEARYFFRPDIRHLHDPFLMKGMEQAIERIEQAIINKEKVLIYGDYDVDGTTSVAVVYSFFKQYHSFIEYYIPDRYKEGYGVSQQGIDYAAQNGFTLIVALDCGIKSVDKVAYANTLGVDFVICDHHTPGNEIPDAVAVLDPKQSDCNYPYKELSGCGIGFKLIQAFAEKNNIDFEKVARYADLVAVSIACDIVPITGENRTLAYFGLQRLNAEPCIGLKTLMGVAGKNISYTISDIVFLLGPRINAAGRIDDAKHAVELLVACNEAEAQLKGDLINIKNTERKEHDLTITDQALEMIGSDDVMISRKSTVVFNENWHKGVIGIVASRLTEKYYRPTVVLTQSNGHVAGSARSVLGYDLYEALCGCSDLLLQFGGHKYAAGLTLEPENVPAFIDRFEEVVSSTITNEQLIQQIQIDAELRLEQIEPKFFRILNQFAPFGPENMAPVFISKNVYVSGSPAIVGSNHIKMTVMQPGSAHFDCIAFNHGEYASKIKRDVPFDICYSIEENVWRERRTIQLNIKGIRVRD; encoded by the coding sequence ATGAATAAACGGTGGTCGATTAAGGAAGTTCCGGCTATTGCTGACGTAAATAGGTTAGCAGCGGAGCTTAATATCGATCCGGTTTTGAGTACTATGCTGTTGCAGCGCGGCGTAAGTACTTTTGAGGAGGCGAGATACTTCTTCAGACCCGACATTCGTCACCTGCATGATCCCTTCCTGATGAAAGGAATGGAGCAGGCTATTGAGCGCATTGAACAGGCAATCATCAACAAAGAAAAGGTTTTAATTTACGGCGATTACGACGTGGATGGCACCACTTCGGTAGCGGTGGTTTACAGCTTTTTTAAGCAGTATCATAGTTTTATTGAATATTATATACCCGACCGCTATAAAGAAGGTTATGGTGTATCGCAGCAAGGCATTGACTACGCCGCGCAAAACGGATTCACGCTGATAGTAGCATTGGATTGCGGTATTAAATCAGTTGATAAAGTTGCCTATGCCAATACTTTAGGGGTTGACTTTGTGATATGCGACCACCATACCCCCGGCAATGAAATACCGGATGCGGTAGCAGTTTTAGACCCCAAGCAATCCGATTGTAATTATCCTTACAAAGAACTGTCCGGCTGCGGCATTGGCTTTAAATTAATACAGGCTTTTGCCGAGAAAAATAATATCGACTTTGAAAAGGTAGCTCGCTACGCAGATCTGGTAGCCGTAAGTATAGCCTGCGACATTGTGCCCATAACCGGAGAGAATCGAACGCTGGCTTATTTTGGTTTGCAACGGCTAAATGCTGAGCCCTGCATCGGTTTAAAAACGCTGATGGGTGTTGCCGGTAAAAACATTAGCTATACCATATCAGACATTGTTTTTTTACTGGGGCCGCGTATCAACGCAGCTGGCCGTATTGATGATGCCAAACATGCTGTTGAGCTGTTAGTTGCATGCAACGAAGCTGAAGCCCAGCTCAAAGGTGATCTGATCAACATAAAAAATACAGAGCGTAAAGAACACGATCTTACTATAACCGACCAGGCACTGGAAATGATAGGTAGTGACGATGTGATGATCAGTCGTAAATCTACCGTCGTATTTAACGAGAACTGGCACAAGGGCGTGATAGGCATTGTGGCTTCGCGACTTACTGAAAAATATTACCGCCCAACAGTAGTGTTAACGCAATCTAACGGACATGTGGCCGGTTCGGCACGCTCGGTTTTGGGTTACGACCTTTACGAGGCGCTTTGCGGCTGCAGCGATCTGCTGTTACAGTTTGGCGGGCATAAGTACGCCGCGGGTTTAACACTTGAGCCGGAAAATGTACCTGCCTTTATTGACAGGTTTGAAGAGGTGGTTAGCAGCACCATAACCAATGAGCAACTTATACAGCAAATACAAATAGATGCCGAATTGCGTTTAGAACAGATAGAGCCTAAGTTTTTCAGGATACTGAACCAGTTTGCGCCGTTTGGGCCGGAGAACATGGCACCGGTGTTCATTAGTAAAAATGTGTATGTTAGCGGTAGTCCGGCAATAGTAGGTAGTAACCACATTAAAATGACGGTGATGCAACCCGGCTCGGCACATTTTGATTGCATTGCCTTTAACCATGGCGAATACGCATCAAAAATAAAAAGGGATGTGCCTTTTGATATTTGCTATAGTATTGAAGAAAACGTATGGCGCGAAAGACGAACCATACAGTTAAATATAAAAGGGATAAGGGTTAGAGATTAG
- a CDS encoding ribosome maturation factor RimP: protein MNIEKRVAELVNEKIAEIERPDLFLVSVSLQSNGKLIILVDGDQGIGIGECAQISRYVGFKLEEEDVIKTAYNLEVSSPGIDTPLTQARQYTKNIGRTLAIKMADGTKREGKLNGLTEDELQVEEQIKQKGKKAEAIESIIPLHQITETKVVISFK from the coding sequence ATGAATATTGAAAAAAGGGTAGCCGAACTGGTTAATGAAAAGATAGCCGAGATTGAACGCCCAGACCTGTTTTTAGTAAGCGTTAGCCTGCAAAGTAACGGCAAGCTGATAATACTGGTTGATGGCGACCAAGGTATTGGCATTGGCGAGTGTGCACAGATAAGCCGTTACGTTGGCTTTAAGCTTGAAGAAGAGGATGTTATTAAAACTGCGTATAACCTGGAGGTTTCATCCCCGGGTATTGATACGCCGCTCACACAGGCAAGGCAGTATACAAAAAATATCGGTCGTACACTGGCCATAAAAATGGCCGATGGCACCAAGCGTGAAGGCAAGCTGAACGGCTTAACCGAAGATGAGCTACAAGTTGAAGAACAAATAAAACAAAAAGGGAAAAAGGCGGAAGCAATTGAAAGCATTATCCCTTTGCACCAAATAACCGAAACAAAAGTTGTAATATCATTTAAGTAA
- the infB gene encoding translation initiation factor IF-2, with translation MSEDKSIKLIKAVKELNIGMGTIVDFLAGKGFKVDKQPMAKLSTEMYSALLKEFAVDKSIKEEAKQISIGKIRKEEATAPVEKQPEPRRSKDFENEEILIKNAGQFAVPAATTTPKPTPPPAPERTENTGTDSLPGVKVVGKIDLNNLHGRPQVTESKPEPQAPAPVAEAPKPAPQPEPAKPAEPEAVKPVVAETPAPQPPVAAPKVDTPAPVTPLPAAAPVAPQQPVVGEENEVIRAKAERLSGPNIVGRITLPVNEPKRNPVASSSNANADHKRKRKRKEGGPQQGGQGGQGNNQGQQGQGGGQGNNNQGRPDFRNNRPGGNNQGRPDFRNNRNAPPSTPKEEPTEKDIQDQIKATLARLSGAGKSGKFAQRAKFRRQKRDDVAASADEAAMEQEAQSRVLKVTEFVTANELAIMMDVQVTQIISTCMSLGMFVSINQRLDAETLSIVAEEFGYKVEFVKPQDEEANLDQPDDPADLVPRAPIVTIMGHVDHGKTSLLDFIRKTNVIGGEAGGITQHIGAYEVTLPDNKGKITFLDTPGHEAFTAMRARGAQVTDIVIIVIAADDSVMPQTREAINHAQAAGAPIIFAFNKIDKPGANADKVREQLSAMNILVEEWGGKYQTQEISAKTGLNVELLLEKVLLEAELLELKANPNKRAVGTVIEAALDKGRGIVTTILVQSGMLKVGDPILAGCYSGRVKALTNERGQRVNSAGPSTPVQVLGMQGAPTAGDKFNALESEVEAREIANKRMQLQREQGLRTQKHITLDEIGRRLAVGNFKELNLIVKGDVDGSIEALSDSLLKLSTEQIQINVISKAVGQISESDVLLASASDAIIIGFQVRPSGGARKLAEQEQIDIRLYSIIYDAINEIKAAMEGMLAPEFEEKIVANVEIRETFKISKVGTIAGCMVLDGKITRNSKIRIVREGVVIYTGELASLKRYKDDVKEVNQGYECGLNIANFNNIEVGDIVEAYENVEVKRKL, from the coding sequence ATGTCCGAAGACAAATCTATAAAATTAATAAAAGCAGTAAAGGAACTCAACATTGGCATGGGCACCATTGTAGACTTTTTGGCCGGTAAAGGCTTTAAAGTGGATAAACAGCCTATGGCTAAACTGAGTACAGAAATGTACAGCGCGTTGTTGAAGGAGTTTGCTGTTGACAAAAGTATTAAAGAAGAAGCCAAGCAGATCAGCATAGGCAAGATCAGGAAGGAGGAGGCTACAGCACCTGTTGAGAAACAGCCCGAGCCACGCCGTTCCAAAGATTTTGAGAACGAAGAGATACTGATCAAAAATGCAGGTCAGTTTGCTGTCCCTGCTGCAACTACTACGCCTAAGCCAACACCTCCGCCTGCGCCAGAACGTACTGAGAATACCGGTACTGATTCGCTTCCGGGAGTGAAAGTTGTAGGTAAAATAGATCTGAACAACTTACACGGACGCCCTCAAGTAACTGAAAGTAAGCCGGAGCCGCAAGCGCCGGCACCTGTTGCGGAAGCGCCGAAACCGGCACCGCAGCCAGAACCGGCAAAACCTGCCGAACCGGAAGCGGTTAAACCTGTTGTTGCAGAAACACCTGCACCACAACCTCCGGTTGCCGCGCCAAAAGTTGACACACCGGCACCGGTAACACCGCTTCCGGCTGCAGCTCCTGTAGCACCGCAACAACCAGTGGTTGGCGAAGAGAACGAAGTAATTCGTGCTAAAGCGGAGCGTTTAAGCGGGCCTAACATTGTAGGTAGAATTACTTTGCCTGTTAACGAGCCAAAACGCAATCCGGTAGCATCGTCTTCAAACGCTAACGCTGATCATAAACGCAAGCGTAAACGTAAAGAAGGCGGTCCGCAACAAGGCGGACAAGGTGGTCAGGGTAACAACCAGGGCCAACAAGGTCAAGGTGGTGGCCAGGGCAATAACAACCAAGGCCGTCCTGATTTTAGAAATAACAGACCTGGTGGCAATAATCAGGGCCGTCCTGATTTCAGGAATAACCGTAATGCTCCACCATCTACGCCTAAAGAAGAGCCAACAGAAAAAGATATACAAGATCAAATTAAAGCCACACTTGCCCGTTTAAGCGGCGCAGGTAAATCGGGTAAGTTTGCTCAGCGTGCTAAATTCCGCCGTCAAAAACGTGATGATGTTGCTGCATCTGCTGATGAGGCAGCAATGGAACAAGAAGCACAGTCACGCGTGCTGAAAGTTACCGAGTTTGTTACGGCAAACGAGTTGGCTATAATGATGGACGTTCAGGTAACGCAGATCATTTCAACCTGTATGAGCTTAGGCATGTTCGTATCTATCAACCAAAGGTTAGATGCGGAAACGCTTAGCATTGTTGCCGAGGAGTTTGGTTACAAGGTTGAATTTGTTAAACCTCAGGATGAGGAGGCTAACCTCGATCAGCCGGATGATCCGGCAGACCTGGTACCACGTGCGCCAATTGTAACCATAATGGGTCACGTTGACCACGGTAAAACATCGTTACTTGACTTTATACGTAAAACCAATGTAATTGGTGGCGAGGCCGGTGGTATAACCCAGCACATTGGTGCTTATGAGGTTACCTTGCCTGATAATAAAGGAAAAATTACCTTCCTGGATACACCGGGTCACGAGGCGTTTACCGCCATGCGTGCAAGGGGTGCACAGGTAACAGATATTGTAATTATAGTTATCGCTGCAGACGATAGCGTGATGCCGCAAACCCGCGAGGCAATAAACCACGCGCAGGCTGCAGGCGCACCAATCATCTTCGCTTTTAACAAAATTGATAAGCCTGGTGCTAATGCAGACAAGGTGCGTGAGCAACTATCCGCCATGAATATTTTGGTAGAGGAATGGGGCGGTAAATATCAAACTCAGGAAATATCAGCTAAAACGGGTTTAAACGTTGAGTTGTTATTAGAGAAAGTATTGCTTGAAGCGGAGTTATTGGAGCTGAAAGCTAACCCTAACAAACGTGCCGTAGGTACCGTAATTGAGGCAGCTTTAGATAAGGGCCGCGGTATTGTAACCACTATATTGGTACAATCTGGTATGTTAAAAGTGGGCGATCCAATACTGGCAGGTTGCTACAGTGGTAGGGTTAAGGCCCTGACCAATGAGCGCGGTCAGCGTGTTAATTCTGCAGGGCCATCAACCCCGGTACAGGTATTGGGTATGCAGGGTGCACCAACAGCTGGTGATAAATTCAACGCGCTTGAAAGCGAGGTTGAAGCACGCGAGATTGCCAACAAACGTATGCAATTACAGCGTGAGCAGGGCTTACGTACACAAAAACACATCACACTTGATGAGATCGGTCGTCGTTTAGCGGTAGGTAACTTTAAAGAACTTAACCTGATTGTTAAAGGTGACGTGGATGGTTCTATTGAGGCGCTATCCGACTCATTATTGAAATTATCAACAGAGCAAATACAGATCAACGTTATATCTAAAGCAGTGGGTCAGATATCAGAATCAGATGTTTTATTAGCATCTGCATCTGACGCGATCATCATCGGTTTCCAGGTACGCCCTTCAGGTGGTGCGCGTAAACTGGCTGAGCAAGAGCAGATCGATATCAGGCTGTACTCTATCATCTACGACGCTATTAACGAAATTAAAGCGGCAATGGAAGGTATGTTGGCACCTGAGTTTGAAGAGAAAATTGTTGCTAACGTTGAAATACGCGAAACCTTCAAGATCAGCAAAGTTGGTACCATTGCAGGTTGTATGGTGTTAGATGGTAAAATTACCCGTAACAGCAAGATCCGTATAGTACGTGAAGGCGTGGTAATCTACACCGGCGAGCTTGCTTCGTTGAAACGTTACAAAGATGATGTAAAAGAAGTAAATCAAGGTTACGAGTGCGGTTTGAACATTGCCAACTTTAACAATATTGAAGTAGGCGATATAGTAGAAGCATACGAGAATGTAGAAGTTAAACGTAAGTTGTAA
- the tsaE gene encoding tRNA (adenosine(37)-N6)-threonylcarbamoyltransferase complex ATPase subunit type 1 TsaE translates to MQLKATSITDLPAIAQQLLSLAGNERIFLFYGDMGAGKTTLIKALCAELGVSGAVSSPTFVIVNEYNANAGRIFHFDFYRLKTQTEALDMGCEEYFYSGDYCFIEWPEKIPDMLPLNYVNVTISVINDTARNISFEKV, encoded by the coding sequence ATGCAACTAAAAGCAACATCAATAACAGATCTGCCTGCAATTGCGCAACAGCTTTTAAGCCTGGCTGGTAACGAGCGCATATTTTTATTCTATGGCGATATGGGCGCGGGTAAAACCACACTCATTAAAGCGCTTTGTGCCGAGTTGGGCGTTAGCGGAGCTGTTAGCAGTCCAACTTTTGTAATTGTTAATGAGTACAACGCAAATGCGGGTCGGATTTTTCATTTTGACTTTTACCGACTTAAAACCCAAACAGAAGCTTTGGACATGGGTTGCGAGGAGTATTTTTACTCTGGCGATTATTGCTTTATTGAGTGGCCGGAGAAAATACCGGATATGCTTCCGCTCAATTATGTCAACGTAACCATTAGTGTAATAAATGATACTGCAAGGAACATCAGCTTTGAAAAAGTGTGA
- the lptB gene encoding LPS export ABC transporter ATP-binding protein, with translation MQLRAEHLIKKYKQRTVVNDVSFNVEQGEIVGLLGPNGAGKTTSFYMIVGLIKPNEGTIYLDDQDITTDPMYRRAQKGIGYLAQEASVFRKLTVEDNIKAVLEMGSFSKVQQQEKLEMLIDEFSLHKVRRNRGDLLSGGERRRTEIARALAAEPNFILLDEPFAGVDPIAVEEIQSMVAKLKYRNIGILITDHNVQETLSITDRAYLLFEGKILESGVPEVLAENEMVRKVYLGANFVLKRKVFTADGQKQTS, from the coding sequence ATGCAACTAAGAGCAGAACATTTAATAAAAAAATATAAACAGCGTACTGTTGTTAATGATGTTTCATTTAACGTGGAACAGGGTGAGATAGTGGGTTTGCTTGGGCCTAATGGTGCCGGTAAAACCACATCGTTTTATATGATTGTTGGCCTGATAAAACCAAACGAGGGCACCATCTATTTGGATGACCAAGACATTACAACCGATCCAATGTATCGTCGCGCGCAAAAAGGCATTGGTTACCTGGCGCAGGAGGCATCTGTTTTCAGGAAACTGACTGTTGAGGATAATATTAAGGCTGTATTGGAAATGGGTAGTTTTTCTAAAGTTCAGCAACAGGAAAAACTGGAAATGTTGATAGATGAGTTCAGTTTACACAAGGTGCGCCGTAACCGTGGCGACTTGTTATCCGGAGGTGAGCGCCGCCGTACCGAAATTGCCCGCGCTTTAGCAGCCGAACCTAATTTTATACTGTTAGATGAACCATTTGCAGGTGTTGACCCCATTGCCGTAGAAGAAATTCAATCAATGGTAGCCAAACTAAAGTACCGCAATATTGGTATATTAATAACTGACCACAACGTACAGGAAACCCTGTCTATTACAGATAGGGCTTATTTGCTGTTTGAAGGCAAAATATTGGAGAGCGGTGTCCCCGAAGTATTAGCCGAAAACGAAATGGTACGTAAAGTATATCTTGGAGCCAACTTTGTGTTGAAGCGTAAGGTATTTACCGCTGATGGTCAGAAACAAACCAGTTAA
- a CDS encoding lysozyme inhibitor LprI family protein — translation MKAILFILTLMLVANINARAQRKVDCANATTQTELNLCAQEEFTAADKQLNTLYKKVVAACNTKQRATLVKVQNAWLVYRDQHAAMMKSINEGGSIATMTALNAKTLTTQSRIKELQALLYQLTL, via the coding sequence ATGAAAGCTATACTTTTTATTCTTACATTAATGTTAGTAGCAAATATTAACGCTCGTGCCCAACGTAAGGTTGACTGCGCCAATGCCACCACGCAAACAGAATTAAACCTTTGCGCGCAGGAAGAATTTACCGCTGCCGATAAACAATTAAATACGCTCTACAAGAAAGTTGTTGCCGCCTGTAACACCAAACAACGCGCAACGCTTGTCAAGGTACAGAATGCCTGGTTAGTATATCGCGACCAGCACGCTGCAATGATGAAGTCAATAAACGAAGGTGGTTCAATAGCCACAATGACGGCTTTAAATGCCAAAACCCTTACAACGCAATCTCGCATTAAGGAGCTGCAGGCGCTGCTTTATCAGTTAACTTTATAA
- a CDS encoding GH3 auxin-responsive promoter family protein: protein MTLFNSVFTWFMKKRIHQIELFMKYPNEVQEEWFEQLVTRAENTEWGKKHHYKSITNLTEFKERVPIQTYDTLKPYIERMLQGEQNVLWPSEIRWFAKSSGTTNDRSKFIPVSEDALEECHFKGGRDMLTIYFNNRPDARMFTGKILTLGGSHQISQLSPDTSFGDLSAVLMKNLPLWAEFHRTPDLDIALLENFEEKIERMAYATKDVNVTSISGVPTWNLLLFKRILEITGKKNLLEVWPNLEMYFHGAVNFTPYREQFKKLIPSEDMYYLETYNASEGFFGIQDTKEPGEMLLMLDYGVFYEFLPIENLGEEHPRTLTLDEVQIGKNYALIISTNGGLWRYMIGDTIKFTSLDPFRIQITGRTKHFINAFGEEVIIDNAERALEEACMQTDAIIRDYTAAPVYFNGDECGAHEWLIEFEKRPSEFERFVDIMDETLRRVNSDYDAKRFKDMALRRPIVRNMPEGTFFNWMKEKGKLGGQHKVPRLANNREYVDAILRVVEMVE from the coding sequence ATGACCCTCTTTAACTCCGTATTTACATGGTTCATGAAAAAGCGCATCCACCAGATCGAGCTTTTTATGAAATATCCAAATGAGGTGCAGGAAGAATGGTTTGAGCAACTGGTTACCCGTGCAGAAAATACCGAGTGGGGTAAAAAGCATCACTATAAAAGCATTACCAACCTTACCGAGTTTAAGGAGCGCGTACCCATACAAACTTACGATACGCTGAAACCCTACATTGAGCGTATGCTGCAAGGCGAACAAAATGTGTTGTGGCCATCCGAGATCAGGTGGTTTGCCAAATCATCAGGCACTACTAACGACAGGAGCAAGTTTATCCCGGTAAGCGAAGACGCGCTGGAAGAGTGCCATTTTAAAGGTGGGAGGGATATGCTCACCATCTATTTTAACAATCGGCCAGATGCCCGGATGTTCACCGGTAAGATCCTGACCTTAGGTGGCAGTCATCAGATTAGTCAGCTTAGTCCGGATACCTCTTTTGGGGACCTTTCAGCAGTATTGATGAAGAATCTGCCCCTTTGGGCCGAGTTTCACCGCACCCCTGATCTGGATATTGCTTTGCTGGAAAATTTCGAAGAGAAGATAGAGCGCATGGCGTATGCCACCAAAGATGTTAATGTAACCAGCATAAGTGGTGTACCTACCTGGAATCTGTTGCTGTTTAAACGTATTTTGGAGATAACGGGTAAAAAAAATCTGTTGGAGGTATGGCCCAATCTGGAAATGTATTTCCATGGGGCGGTTAATTTTACTCCCTATCGTGAGCAGTTTAAAAAACTGATACCGAGCGAGGATATGTATTACCTCGAAACTTATAATGCATCGGAAGGCTTTTTCGGTATACAGGATACCAAAGAACCGGGCGAAATGCTATTGATGTTGGATTATGGCGTTTTCTATGAGTTTTTGCCAATAGAAAATTTAGGCGAAGAACATCCGCGTACGCTAACATTAGATGAAGTGCAGATAGGTAAAAACTACGCGCTTATTATCAGTACCAATGGTGGTTTATGGCGATACATGATAGGAGATACCATTAAATTTACATCACTTGATCCCTTCCGTATTCAAATAACCGGGCGTACTAAACACTTCATCAATGCCTTTGGTGAAGAGGTCATAATTGATAACGCTGAACGTGCTTTAGAGGAAGCTTGTATGCAGACCGATGCTATTATACGTGATTACACAGCAGCCCCTGTTTATTTCAATGGAGATGAGTGCGGAGCCCACGAATGGCTGATAGAATTCGAAAAACGTCCGTCGGAATTTGAGCGATTTGTGGATATAATGGACGAAACCCTGCGTCGTGTAAATTCAGATTATGATGCCAAACGCTTTAAAGACATGGCCCTGCGCCGCCCGATAGTACGCAATATGCCCGAAGGAACTTTCTTTAACTGGATGAAGGAGAAAGGCAAGTTAGGGGGGCAACATAAGGTGCCGCGCTTAGCCAATAACCGCGAGTATGTAGATGCCATATTGAGGGTGGTGGAAATGGTAGAGTAG